A region from the Rufibacter sp. DG15C genome encodes:
- a CDS encoding isoaspartyl peptidase/L-asparaginase family protein has translation MKKFAIAIHAGAENMKKSEVSPEKEKAYRDGLSEALNAGWRVLKKGGTAVDAVETAVRSLEDNPLFNAGKGAALTELGENKMDAAIMDGKDMNAGACSNVQQVKNPISLARAIMEKTKHVYLTSDGAMDFAREQELTLKPIPYFQEEERIKEWEKQHEKEKKKPEARAKLRVDTVGAVALDQDGNLAAATSTGGLTNQMNGRVGDSPIIGAGTYANSEVVAVSCTGEGEEIMRSVLAHEVYALMKYKGLSVQEAVDEAVDMYKKKIGGDKGIIAMDPNGEVGMVYNCNLMFRGFRQGGDDPVVRIWED, from the coding sequence ATGAAAAAATTCGCGATTGCCATCCATGCCGGTGCCGAGAACATGAAAAAGAGCGAGGTAAGCCCCGAAAAAGAAAAGGCCTACCGTGATGGTCTCTCAGAGGCGCTTAATGCGGGTTGGCGCGTGTTAAAGAAAGGCGGCACGGCGGTAGATGCGGTAGAAACCGCGGTCAGGTCTTTAGAAGACAATCCCCTGTTCAACGCCGGTAAAGGCGCGGCGCTTACAGAACTAGGCGAAAACAAAATGGACGCAGCCATCATGGACGGCAAAGACATGAACGCCGGTGCCTGTAGCAATGTGCAGCAGGTTAAAAACCCCATCTCCCTGGCGCGCGCCATCATGGAGAAAACCAAACACGTCTACCTGACCAGCGACGGCGCCATGGACTTTGCCCGCGAGCAGGAACTCACCCTCAAGCCCATCCCCTATTTTCAAGAGGAGGAACGCATCAAGGAATGGGAAAAACAGCACGAAAAAGAAAAGAAAAAGCCTGAGGCCCGTGCCAAACTACGGGTAGACACCGTGGGTGCCGTAGCCTTGGACCAGGATGGCAACCTGGCCGCTGCCACCTCTACCGGCGGGCTCACCAACCAGATGAACGGCCGCGTAGGCGACAGTCCCATCATTGGCGCCGGCACCTATGCCAACAGTGAGGTAGTGGCCGTCTCCTGCACCGGCGAAGGCGAGGAAATCATGCGCTCCGTACTGGCCCATGAAGTGTACGCCCTCATGAAATACAAAGGCCTTTCTGTGCAAGAAGCCGTTGACGAAGCCGTAGACATGTACAAGAAAAAGATTGGTGGCGACAAAGGCATCATTGCCATGGATCCTAACGGCGAAGTGGGGATGGTCTACAACTGCAACCTCATGTTCAGGGGCTTTAGACAAGGCGGCGATGACCCGGTAGTGCGCATCTGGGAAGACTAA
- a CDS encoding putative sensor domain DACNV-containing protein → MNREITYQAALAVAETIETHFVQHLREARARGEKGLAPEPHAKVIAAMIDTAFWASLRREEGNSPKISLAFLPPEKAQRPLVFEQRLPLSSYMLTKLAPGVERAGIHLGVWYQGQELYIWGTMHEITNFCFVLDVSEPGLLVIKHRRQGGFGKFNNVAVLKGDQIKVVDESSASMPDCPAVLSSLLGFAAASSWNDSVNVLVQMAVSMRAHGRGGTLLVVPSGKEDWRGSIMHPIQYAIAPAFSELADLMRQDVSVRSRSKWQTALVQAIDNIAGLTAIDGATVITDQYELLAFGAKIVRATDSAQVEQMTFTEPVLGGEAMVVSPSQSGGTRHLSAAQFVYDQQDALALVASQDGRFTIFSWSPCEGMVHAHRVDALLL, encoded by the coding sequence ATGAACCGTGAAATAACCTACCAGGCAGCTCTGGCGGTGGCAGAAACCATAGAAACGCATTTTGTGCAACACCTGCGGGAGGCTCGTGCCCGCGGCGAGAAAGGCTTGGCTCCAGAGCCGCACGCCAAGGTGATTGCCGCCATGATTGACACTGCCTTCTGGGCCAGCCTGCGGCGCGAAGAAGGAAACTCGCCTAAGATATCTCTAGCATTTCTACCTCCAGAGAAAGCCCAACGTCCGCTGGTGTTTGAGCAGCGTCTGCCGCTTTCTTCTTATATGTTGACCAAACTGGCCCCCGGTGTAGAGCGGGCGGGTATTCATTTGGGGGTCTGGTACCAAGGGCAGGAGCTGTATATCTGGGGCACCATGCATGAGATTACTAATTTCTGCTTCGTGCTGGACGTTTCTGAGCCGGGTCTGCTGGTGATTAAACACCGCCGGCAGGGTGGCTTTGGAAAGTTCAACAACGTAGCCGTGCTCAAAGGGGACCAGATCAAGGTGGTGGATGAAAGCAGCGCGTCCATGCCCGACTGCCCGGCGGTGCTTTCCTCGCTACTGGGCTTTGCAGCGGCCTCTTCCTGGAACGATTCTGTGAACGTGCTGGTACAGATGGCGGTGTCTATGCGCGCCCACGGCCGCGGGGGCACCTTGCTGGTGGTGCCTTCTGGCAAAGAGGACTGGCGCGGTTCCATCATGCATCCTATTCAATACGCCATCGCGCCTGCTTTCTCTGAGCTCGCGGACCTTATGCGCCAAGACGTGTCTGTACGCAGCCGTAGCAAATGGCAGACCGCCCTGGTGCAGGCCATTGACAACATTGCCGGGCTCACCGCCATAGACGGCGCCACGGTCATCACGGATCAGTATGAGTTATTGGCCTTCGGGGCGAAGATTGTACGCGCCACGGACAGCGCCCAAGTAGAGCAGATGACCTTCACGGAGCCCGTGCTAGGCGGCGAGGCCATGGTGGTGTCCCCCTCGCAGAGCGGTGGCACCCGTCACCTCTCTGCCGCTCAGTTTGTCTATGATCAACAAGACGCTTTAGCACTAGTCGCCTCACAAGACGGCCGGTTCACCATCTTCAGCTGGTCCCCGTGTGAAGGCATGGTGCACGCCCACCGGGTGGATGCGTTGTTATTGTAG